The Thalassotalea sp. LPB0316 nucleotide sequence CACCCCGGTGACACCAGTAATAAAGTCATTCTCGCTTAATTAGGCTGATTAGCTGGTCTAGAGTTTCTTCTGAAAAAACTTGAATACCATTGTCACTTAAGAGCTTTGCCGTGATCCCCATACCTGCAACTTTACGCTGTGAAAAACTGCCGTCGTAAACGAGATTACTGCCACATGATGGGCTTGACTCTTTTAATAAAGCATAGCGAATACCGTGCTTAAGGCATAAAGTAAGTGCACGATGAGCACCTTCAATAAACGCTTGGGTGACATCTTCCCCATCACAGGTTTTCACCTTTTGGCTAGTCGGATTATACTCTGCAGGTGCACGAGGAACACTCAAACCGCCAGCAACCTCTGGGCATATATTGACTAAACGCCCTTGCTGCTGCCATGTTTGAATAATGTTTTGCGCAAGCGGTTTTGATTGACCGTCATAGCGAACGGGCTGCCCGAGAAGGCAACTACTGATTAGAATTTTTTCCATTAAGCTTTATTAACTTGGTCTTGGTGCTGCTCTTCAACATCACTGACATACACCATATTACGCCCCAAGTGTTTTGCTTGATACAAGGCTTGATCGGCTAAGTGAAGCAGTCTCGTTGAGGTGACACCATTTCTTGGATACATCGCAATGCCAATCGATGTCGTGAGTTGTTCGATTTGTTTAGATTGATGACTTACCACTAAATTTTCAACTAATACACGAATTTTTTCTGCTAATAGATAGGCTTCTCGCAAGTTAGTATCAGGGCAAATGATGCAAAATTCTTCGCCACCGTAACGACATGCAACATCCGACATCCGCAAATTGTGTTTAAACACATCGGCGACTAATTTCAACACTTTGTCGCCAGCATCATGACCATGGGTATCATTGAGTTGCTTAAAATAATCTAAATCTATCATCAACAGTGCTAGCGTTGACTTATAGCGAATGGCACCACTTAAACTCTTTTCCAAAGCTTCAGATAAAAATCGACGATTGTAGAGATTCGTCAGCGGATCGCGAATAACCTTTTCTTTCAGGTCATTTTTCAACTGTAAATTAATCAAGGCAATATTTAAC carries:
- a CDS encoding DUF523 domain-containing protein, with the translated sequence MEKILISSCLLGQPVRYDGQSKPLAQNIIQTWQQQGRLVNICPEVAGGLSVPRAPAEYNPTSQKVKTCDGEDVTQAFIEGAHRALTLCLKHGIRYALLKESSPSCGSNLVYDGSFSQRKVAGMGITAKLLSDNGIQVFSEETLDQLISLIKRE